The Sphingobacterium bambusae genome includes a window with the following:
- a CDS encoding DUF6695 family protein — MEHFDDIAIPISWPDKTARGDEKWMAFLKRIGIVKNLNFRVGHAAILLVERSTGNIRYFDFGRYLVPRGYGRPRSAHFDPRLVVHTRALFSASGEIENLAAIFEELSANEEATHGGGRTLFSICQGISFAKGQAYAERLVSEGPVLYGAFAQNNNSCSRFVAQILTEAMPIKDPRRKKILYPESLKASPTSNVVNAAADYKVCFHQQQAIQTVPMDRIASMRFQFDLLKDNFSRTGSKSLAADDIAGMVQYSERPIAVPAHAQWIGGIGEGAWFSLEHLEGRIYLIQKHDAHGRLLYSREMECLQDFSICNAYAFTYHFTFDSHSISQKGQLFLFRTLAADKQTTNLQQASKAIS, encoded by the coding sequence ATGGAACATTTCGATGATATAGCCATACCTATCTCATGGCCTGATAAAACGGCGCGTGGTGACGAAAAGTGGATGGCTTTTTTAAAACGGATCGGTATTGTGAAAAACTTAAACTTCCGCGTAGGGCATGCCGCTATCCTGCTGGTCGAGCGCTCCACCGGAAACATCCGATATTTTGATTTTGGCCGCTACTTGGTGCCGCGTGGTTACGGACGTCCGCGATCGGCGCATTTTGATCCCCGATTGGTCGTACATACACGAGCGCTATTTAGCGCGAGCGGCGAAATAGAGAATCTAGCGGCTATTTTTGAAGAATTGTCCGCAAATGAAGAAGCAACGCATGGAGGTGGGAGAACGCTATTTTCCATCTGCCAAGGCATCTCCTTTGCCAAAGGACAAGCCTATGCCGAGCGCTTGGTATCCGAAGGGCCTGTACTGTATGGCGCTTTTGCGCAAAACAATAACAGCTGCTCTCGCTTTGTAGCGCAGATACTCACGGAAGCCATGCCGATCAAAGATCCACGACGGAAGAAAATCCTGTATCCCGAATCACTGAAAGCTAGCCCGACTAGCAACGTGGTAAATGCGGCAGCAGATTATAAAGTTTGCTTCCATCAGCAGCAGGCAATACAAACGGTACCTATGGACAGAATCGCATCCATGCGCTTCCAGTTCGATCTATTAAAAGACAATTTCAGCCGTACGGGATCGAAGAGCCTTGCTGCCGACGACATTGCCGGTATGGTGCAATACAGCGAGCGGCCGATCGCAGTTCCTGCGCATGCACAGTGGATCGGCGGCATTGGCGAAGGTGCTTGGTTTAGCTTGGAACATTTGGAGGGGCGAATCTATCTTATTCAGAAACATGATGCTCATGGGCGCCTGCTATACAGCCGGGAAATGGAGTGCCTGCAGGACTTTTCGATATGTAATGCCTATGCTTTCACCTATCATTTTACCTTTGACAGCCATAGCATCAGCCAGAAGGGCCAACTATTTTTATTCCGTACCCTTGCAGCGGACAAGCAAACGACAAATTTACAACAGGCCAGTAAGGCCATATCATAA
- a CDS encoding helix-hairpin-helix domain-containing protein, with the protein MNLINNYLDYNTGELYDNVGSIYRDALTHITDDVELVSIMDDDDIFLPNHFFRAEQIFVKQSIPSIGIRFAHDLIGMGYYSLKDLKRKDGATLTNQYERQQGVWVDSCVEDQFRLVVHVANHPDSKLNWWNFTAERKEFRKQHGYPPSRPKRPWFELPQYQTEKQIPATYEATQKDLHKKLKLALSYMSKHPEEKITVAQLADIAQLSPYYFIRIFRSAYEMTPLQYLTRLRLKRASLLLKKSTSTVGNIVPQCGFDNESAFIRLFKKEFGMTPVAYRKEFQDKNAKASK; encoded by the coding sequence GTGAATCTTATAAATAACTATCTAGATTATAATACAGGCGAGTTATATGATAATGTAGGAAGTATTTACAGAGATGCTTTGACCCATATTACTGATGATGTTGAATTAGTCAGTATTATGGATGATGACGACATCTTTTTACCGAACCATTTCTTTCGGGCGGAACAAATATTTGTAAAGCAAAGTATTCCCTCAATTGGGATACGCTTTGCGCACGACTTGATAGGAATGGGATATTATTCCCTTAAAGATCTAAAAAGAAAAGACGGCGCAACGCTCACCAACCAATATGAACGACAACAAGGGGTATGGGTAGATTCATGTGTTGAAGATCAGTTTCGGCTTGTGGTACATGTTGCCAATCATCCAGATAGTAAACTGAACTGGTGGAATTTCACTGCAGAGCGTAAAGAATTTCGCAAGCAGCATGGCTATCCTCCCTCGCGGCCAAAGAGACCTTGGTTTGAATTGCCTCAGTATCAAACGGAAAAACAGATACCAGCGACATACGAAGCAACCCAAAAAGACCTGCATAAAAAGCTGAAACTCGCTTTGTCTTATATGAGCAAACATCCGGAAGAGAAAATCACCGTTGCGCAACTGGCAGATATAGCACAGCTTTCTCCATATTATTTTATCCGCATCTTCCGCAGCGCCTATGAAATGACACCATTGCAATACCTGACGCGTCTACGGTTGAAACGAGCATCTTTGCTGCTAAAGAAGTCAACGAGCACGGTGGGCAACATCGTGCCCCAATGTGGCTTTGATAATGAGAGCGCTTTTATACGGTTATTCAAAAAGGAATTTGGAATGACGCCAGTAGCCTACCGGAAGGAGTTTCAAGATAAGAACGCTAAAGCAAGCAAGTAA
- a CDS encoding L-dopachrome tautomerase-related protein, with amino-acid sequence MSYAQQLTDPRLETVVSFGELQPIGVSVSSDNRLFVSFPRRAPYRFGLTEIVDGKPLAYPDLSWNASGHAGQDSFVNVQDIYVDTEDQLWVLDSKPGAGNSVFGKGRDEAAEGRFNLLQIDLKTDKVVRQYHFEDLNKAKSGLNDVRVDTEKRLAYLSDPGQAGIVVLDLLSGKSRLLLANSESTTANPAIVLSYEGREMRDKDGKPFRSNVNGIALTKDNAYFYFKPINALHLYRISTTYLADASLTDSELAQKVEDVGETVVTHGLVADKKGNIYLTSSLDYSIKRLLPDGKIETIVQDSRLIWPDSLGIGSDGYLYFSCAQVNKLPQWNGGADQTIFPYSIYRVKL; translated from the coding sequence ATGTCATACGCACAGCAGCTAACTGATCCGCGCTTAGAGACGGTGGTCTCTTTTGGCGAGTTACAGCCTATCGGGGTTAGTGTGTCCAGCGACAATCGGCTGTTTGTCTCCTTTCCGCGACGCGCTCCCTACCGCTTTGGACTTACGGAAATCGTCGATGGCAAACCGCTGGCTTATCCGGATTTGTCTTGGAATGCTTCGGGACATGCTGGGCAAGACAGCTTTGTCAATGTGCAAGATATCTACGTGGATACGGAAGATCAACTGTGGGTGCTAGATTCAAAACCGGGAGCTGGAAACTCGGTATTTGGAAAAGGTAGGGATGAAGCTGCAGAGGGCCGTTTTAATTTGTTACAGATTGATTTGAAAACTGATAAAGTGGTTCGCCAATATCATTTTGAGGATCTAAATAAAGCCAAGTCGGGATTGAATGATGTGCGGGTCGATACGGAAAAGCGCTTGGCTTATTTGTCCGATCCGGGGCAAGCAGGTATCGTTGTGCTAGATCTGCTGAGCGGAAAATCTCGATTGCTGCTGGCCAATTCGGAAAGTACAACGGCCAATCCAGCTATTGTGCTGTCCTACGAAGGCCGTGAGATGCGTGATAAAGATGGAAAGCCTTTTCGTTCCAATGTCAACGGCATCGCCCTGACCAAGGATAATGCCTATTTCTATTTTAAACCGATCAATGCCTTGCATCTATACCGTATTTCGACAACCTACTTAGCCGATGCCTCGCTGACAGATAGCGAGCTCGCCCAAAAGGTGGAGGATGTGGGAGAAACGGTGGTTACGCACGGATTGGTAGCGGATAAGAAAGGAAATATTTACCTTACATCGTCCTTGGACTACAGCATAAAGAGACTGTTGCCCGACGGCAAGATAGAAACGATCGTGCAGGATAGCCGATTGATCTGGCCAGATTCGCTAGGTATCGGTAGCGACGGTTACTTGTATTTTTCCTGCGCGCAAGTCAATAAATTGCCGCAATGGAACGGCGGAGCAGATCAAACAATTTTCCCATACAGCATCTATCGCGTCAAACTATAA
- a CDS encoding Smr/MutS family protein, with protein MARALPRPPKQVDLHADAFLHEIDRYEADELLAASIDLLRESLDAAIYWGYAEIRFVHGRGKGVLRQAVYEELAYYRESGAVVRYHPAYHNEDIVVVVIGL; from the coding sequence ATGGCTAGAGCTTTACCGAGACCACCGAAGCAGGTGGATTTGCATGCAGATGCTTTTTTACACGAGATTGATCGCTATGAAGCGGATGAACTGCTTGCTGCATCCATCGATCTACTTCGTGAAAGCCTTGATGCCGCCATTTACTGGGGCTACGCCGAGATACGCTTTGTACATGGAAGAGGCAAAGGCGTACTGCGCCAAGCGGTATACGAAGAGCTGGCCTATTATCGAGAGAGCGGTGCCGTCGTACGCTACCATCCTGCCTACCACAACGAAGACATCGTGGTTGTGGTGATCGGTCTATAG
- the panD gene encoding aspartate 1-decarboxylase, with protein sequence MELTLLKAKIHTVKVTEANVAYNGSITIDADLLDAAGIKKYEQVYINNAVNGSRIMTYVLPGQRGSGEVCMNGGAALHAKVGDTVHILSFINLSPEEADSYQPTLVFTEGNNQIKSVEQYNY encoded by the coding sequence ATGGAATTAACACTTTTAAAAGCAAAAATTCATACGGTAAAAGTTACCGAAGCAAACGTAGCCTACAATGGATCAATCACCATCGATGCCGATCTGCTCGATGCAGCAGGCATTAAGAAATATGAACAGGTGTACATCAACAATGCGGTCAATGGCAGCCGTATTATGACCTATGTGCTTCCCGGCCAGCGCGGCAGTGGCGAAGTATGTATGAACGGAGGAGCAGCATTGCATGCAAAAGTGGGCGACACCGTTCACATCCTCTCATTTATCAACCTTTCGCCAGAAGAAGCGGATAGCTATCAGCCCACATTGGTATTTACCGAAGGTAACAACCAGATCAAGTCGGTAGAGCAATACAATTACTAA
- a CDS encoding PLP-dependent cysteine synthase family protein, whose protein sequence is MTTTLIGNTPIRRCDFLSTLYCTNIFIKEEFHNLGMSAKDRPAFFMIQDAIERQRIQPGGTFVEASSGNTGLGITLIAKQLGYQAKIFVSKSCSQEKINTLLQAGAEIEICENSNGLHDFHSTQFHAQSYAATHPNAYFTNQYYNTQNIRAHYKTTGPEIWEQTAGKVTHFLSGVGTGGTISGVGRFLKEQRPDVCIWGVEPKGSILQHYLSHRRTPEKVVPFDAIEGIGRNFVPGSFDPQQVDHIFQVEQESTKAMARLYREKTGILSGFSSAALLASLACHREEMGFTPEHTVLLFFPDHGSRYVSKLYSDSADFQTATKTVIR, encoded by the coding sequence TTGACGACAACATTAATAGGCAATACGCCCATTCGACGATGCGATTTTCTTTCGACGTTGTATTGCACCAATATCTTCATCAAAGAAGAGTTTCATAACCTAGGGATGTCTGCAAAAGACCGGCCCGCGTTTTTCATGATTCAGGATGCCATTGAGCGACAACGTATACAGCCCGGAGGGACATTTGTGGAGGCTAGTAGCGGCAACACGGGATTGGGTATTACACTGATAGCCAAACAGCTCGGCTATCAGGCTAAAATTTTTGTATCTAAAAGCTGCTCGCAAGAAAAAATCAATACACTGCTCCAAGCAGGCGCAGAAATAGAGATTTGCGAGAACTCCAATGGCCTACATGACTTCCACTCTACCCAGTTTCATGCACAGTCTTATGCAGCGACACATCCCAATGCCTATTTCACCAATCAGTATTACAACACGCAAAATATTCGTGCACACTACAAAACCACGGGACCGGAAATATGGGAGCAAACAGCAGGAAAGGTCACCCATTTCCTAAGCGGTGTGGGTACGGGCGGCACCATCTCTGGTGTCGGTCGTTTTCTAAAAGAGCAACGACCGGATGTGTGCATTTGGGGCGTAGAGCCTAAGGGATCGATCCTTCAGCATTACCTAAGCCATCGCCGTACGCCCGAGAAAGTCGTACCTTTTGATGCCATAGAAGGCATAGGTCGAAACTTTGTCCCTGGATCGTTTGATCCACAACAAGTCGACCATATATTTCAAGTAGAGCAAGAATCCACCAAGGCCATGGCTCGCCTATATCGGGAGAAAACAGGCATCTTAAGCGGCTTTTCCAGTGCGGCGTTGTTAGCCAGTTTAGCCTGTCACCGCGAAGAAATGGGCTTCACACCGGAGCATACGGTGTTGCTTTTTTTTCCGGATCATGGCAGCCGCTATGTGAGCAAGCTTTACTCGGACAGTGCCGATTTTCAAACAGCAACAAAAACAGTTATCCGTTAA
- a CDS encoding LacI family DNA-binding transcriptional regulator, translating into MSEVTIKSIAKALNLSPATISRALNDSHEIKQATKDRVLAYAKAHNYRPNTFAKNLKTGKTNLIGVVIPFLSSPFFLEFIEELYKAVIPLNYTLLPFQTQNREELEKEALLFLRQQNVAGIIISPAHENSNVSLLEDIHVNSCPVILFDRIQHGLRTHKIGIHNSMETYQVTEDLLQKGRKRIAFLCGKDIGNTKDRIRGYKNALHNHAVPFLDKYIIYADYQDPNQDIDEELKTTLSRLKEQDLLPDAIVGGTDTLSIKILGILAGLKLRVPEDVAVIGFTNTNLADYLAPALSTIRQPTQEMARLALELLIELIEKTSNRADQNFKNFLLAATTTYRQSTPI; encoded by the coding sequence ATGAGCGAAGTCACGATAAAATCAATAGCCAAGGCATTAAACCTGTCGCCTGCGACAATTTCACGGGCTTTGAACGACAGCCATGAAATCAAACAGGCAACAAAAGACCGAGTGTTGGCCTACGCCAAGGCACACAACTACAGACCGAACACATTCGCCAAGAACTTAAAGACAGGAAAAACGAATTTAATCGGTGTGGTTATTCCTTTTCTATCGAGTCCTTTTTTCCTAGAATTTATTGAGGAGCTGTACAAGGCGGTGATACCATTGAACTACACCCTGCTCCCCTTCCAAACCCAAAATCGGGAAGAGCTGGAAAAAGAAGCTCTACTTTTTTTGCGGCAGCAAAATGTGGCGGGCATTATTATTTCACCGGCGCACGAGAATTCGAATGTGAGCCTGTTGGAAGATATACATGTGAACAGCTGTCCGGTTATTTTATTCGACCGAATACAGCATGGATTACGCACCCATAAAATAGGTATACACAACAGTATGGAAACCTATCAAGTTACCGAAGATTTGTTGCAAAAAGGACGTAAACGGATTGCTTTTTTATGCGGTAAAGATATCGGGAACACGAAAGATCGCATACGAGGCTACAAGAATGCCCTGCACAACCACGCGGTACCGTTTTTAGACAAATACATTATCTATGCAGATTACCAAGATCCCAACCAAGATATTGACGAAGAGCTGAAAACAACCTTATCCCGTTTAAAAGAGCAGGATTTATTGCCCGATGCTATTGTAGGCGGAACCGATACGCTATCGATTAAGATACTGGGGATATTGGCCGGATTAAAACTTCGGGTACCGGAAGACGTTGCCGTCATTGGATTTACCAACACCAATTTGGCAGACTATCTCGCACCGGCGCTGTCGACCATTAGGCAGCCCACGCAAGAGATGGCACGATTGGCCTTGGAACTATTGATCGAGCTGATCGAAAAAACAAGCAATCGAGCAGACCAAAACTTCAAGAATTTCCTGCTTGCAGCAACGACCACTTATCGACAGTCGACGCCTATCTAA
- a CDS encoding glycoside hydrolase family 43 protein — MKLKTTLTLLTLGLITAIPAQAQQTTAAKKDTMITVTGNPLFTHKYTADPAALVVGDTFYLYAGQDTGDGRGYNIPNWLVFSSKDLKTWTEHAVPLKTGDFPWAVGNSSWASQVIERDGKYYWYVSTEHRDVDGKRGKAIGVAVSDSPVGPFKDARGSALISNNMTTKWTNISWDDIDPTVWIDNDGQAYLFWGNTQCYYAKLKPNMTEIEGDIMPVSLPSFTEAPWIHKRGDWYYLSYATGFPEKIAYAMSKSIQGPWQYKGILNEIAGNSNTNHQAIVEFKGNWYFVYHNGAMQIEGGSYRRSVCIDRLFYNKDGSLKRVQMTTEGIFK, encoded by the coding sequence ATGAAACTGAAAACAACGCTTACATTGCTAACCTTGGGACTTATCACGGCTATCCCAGCGCAAGCTCAGCAAACAACTGCTGCCAAAAAGGATACCATGATTACGGTAACAGGCAATCCGCTTTTTACGCACAAATATACCGCCGATCCCGCCGCACTCGTTGTGGGTGATACTTTTTATCTCTATGCAGGGCAAGATACCGGTGATGGCCGAGGCTACAATATTCCCAATTGGCTTGTGTTCTCCAGCAAAGATCTGAAAACCTGGACCGAGCATGCTGTCCCCTTGAAAACAGGCGACTTTCCTTGGGCCGTAGGCAACAGCTCTTGGGCGTCTCAGGTGATCGAACGTGACGGCAAGTACTATTGGTATGTGTCTACCGAGCATCGAGATGTCGATGGTAAACGAGGCAAAGCTATTGGTGTGGCTGTTTCGGATAGTCCTGTTGGTCCTTTCAAGGATGCCCGCGGATCGGCTTTGATCAGCAATAACATGACAACCAAATGGACGAATATCAGCTGGGACGATATCGATCCCACGGTGTGGATCGACAATGATGGACAGGCTTATCTTTTCTGGGGCAATACACAGTGCTATTATGCGAAGCTTAAGCCGAATATGACGGAAATTGAAGGCGATATTATGCCGGTTTCCTTGCCGTCCTTTACAGAAGCACCTTGGATACATAAACGTGGCGATTGGTACTACCTTTCCTATGCAACGGGTTTTCCGGAAAAGATTGCCTATGCCATGAGCAAGAGCATACAAGGACCTTGGCAGTATAAAGGCATTCTCAATGAAATCGCGGGGAACAGCAATACCAATCATCAGGCTATCGTCGAGTTTAAAGGTAACTGGTATTTCGTTTACCATAACGGAGCCATGCAGATCGAGGGGGGAAGCTATCGTCGTTCTGTCTGTATCGATCGCTTGTTCTACAATAAGGACGGTAGCCTAAAACGCGTGCAGATGACCACGGAAGGTATCTTCAAGTAG
- a CDS encoding 3-keto-disaccharide hydrolase: MNTNPRNMLKKYLGYGLMASLLASSFAACTNASKDEKQEEEVHNPASQTIPEEAKGLIGRWDLTVDKEGKQVPSWLEIKLSGFNTLVGYYVGDSGSSRPVAHIKLENGKFSFTIPPQWEGGEGDFTIQGELSGETLKGSITSNKGNTFSYTGVKAPYLDRSGVAQWGEAIELFNGKDLSGWKTSSEDSQWSVKDGILINVKAGANLITEQKFEDFKLVAEFRYAEGGNSGIYLRGRYEVQIEDSPKDRHPGSLYFGGVYGFLSPNAMVAAGPNEWNRYEITLRGRLVTIVANGKTIINEQEIPGITGGALDSKEGEPGPIYLQGDHTGVEFRKITIIPAK, translated from the coding sequence ATGAACACTAACCCACGTAATATGTTAAAAAAATATCTAGGATATGGCCTTATGGCCAGTCTTTTAGCAAGTAGCTTCGCTGCTTGTACAAATGCTTCGAAGGATGAAAAGCAAGAAGAGGAAGTGCATAATCCTGCCTCGCAGACCATTCCTGAAGAAGCGAAAGGTTTGATCGGCCGTTGGGATCTTACCGTGGATAAGGAAGGTAAACAAGTACCATCCTGGCTAGAGATTAAATTGTCTGGATTCAATACCCTCGTTGGTTACTATGTGGGCGATAGCGGGAGTAGCCGCCCGGTAGCGCATATCAAACTGGAGAACGGTAAGTTCTCATTCACTATTCCACCGCAGTGGGAAGGCGGTGAAGGCGATTTTACCATTCAGGGCGAGCTAAGTGGCGAAACGCTGAAGGGATCGATCACCAGCAACAAAGGAAATACCTTTTCATATACCGGCGTAAAAGCGCCCTACTTGGATCGCAGTGGCGTTGCACAATGGGGCGAAGCTATAGAATTGTTTAACGGGAAGGATTTGTCGGGATGGAAAACATCGTCGGAAGATAGCCAGTGGTCAGTAAAAGATGGCATATTGATCAATGTAAAGGCTGGGGCTAATTTGATCACCGAGCAGAAATTTGAGGATTTCAAGCTGGTAGCCGAATTCCGCTATGCAGAAGGTGGCAATTCGGGCATCTATCTGCGTGGGCGCTATGAAGTGCAGATCGAAGATTCTCCCAAAGATCGTCATCCCGGATCGCTGTACTTTGGTGGGGTGTATGGCTTTCTATCGCCAAATGCGATGGTTGCTGCCGGGCCAAACGAATGGAATCGGTATGAAATCACTTTGCGTGGCCGCCTCGTAACGATTGTTGCCAATGGCAAGACGATTATCAACGAACAAGAAATTCCTGGAATAACTGGGGGGGCGTTGGATAGTAAAGAAGGCGAGCCCGGGCCTATTTATTTGCAGGGAGACCACACCGGCGTAGAGTTTCGAAAGATTACCATTATTCCGGCAAAATAA
- a CDS encoding HAD family hydrolase — MAEKLVVFDLDETLVHATTKKLTINEDFVFDHYYVYVRPYLNELLSQLVTSGFRIGIWSSAGEAYVEYLIKSIVPQEVPLELVWARGRCTRRYNSELDEYVYEKQLRKLKKRGFKLTDIWIVDDTPEKSRTNYGNAITIKEFKGDKNDRELQYLLVYLLTSKHCDNVRHIDKRSWRETILI; from the coding sequence ATGGCAGAAAAGCTCGTGGTATTTGATCTAGATGAAACCTTGGTTCATGCGACCACGAAGAAGCTGACCATCAACGAGGATTTTGTCTTTGATCATTATTACGTTTATGTACGTCCCTACTTGAATGAACTGCTATCTCAATTAGTGACATCGGGTTTTAGGATAGGGATTTGGTCATCGGCTGGCGAGGCCTATGTTGAATATCTGATTAAGTCTATTGTTCCTCAAGAAGTACCGCTAGAGCTGGTATGGGCTAGAGGGCGATGTACGCGTAGATACAATAGTGAGTTGGATGAGTATGTGTATGAAAAACAACTCAGGAAGTTGAAAAAGCGCGGTTTTAAACTAACAGATATCTGGATAGTTGACGATACACCTGAAAAATCTAGGACGAATTATGGTAATGCCATCACGATCAAAGAATTTAAAGGGGATAAAAATGATCGAGAACTTCAATATCTGTTGGTTTATTTGCTAACAAGTAAACACTGCGATAATGTACGCCATATAGATAAAAGAAGCTGGCGTGAAACGATACTGATTTAG
- a CDS encoding M20/M25/M40 family metallo-hydrolase encodes MKKIAAAVLFFTGSLGTVLGQQDSVMLDNIYRVSFEQGKAYENLHYLTKHIGNRIAGSEKAEQAVTWSKSLMDAMAFDKVYLQDVDVPYWDRGAPEVAYLQRTKEPLQVLALGGSVATAKGGLTAEVLEVELLSELRQHGDAVRGKIVFVNKPWDESMVETGVAYGLNSSQRSRGPAEAAKLGAVAYLFRSLSSSIADDYPHTGGTRYVAGIDSIPAIAISAVSAQKLSAALKEDAHSQVFLQNTSAWKGSVKTHNLIAEWRGSEHPDEIITIGGHIDSWDVGEGAHDNGTGTMGTLDAIRTLMALGYKPKHTIRLVFYMNEENGVHGAVKYGESAKARSEKMVAAIESDAGGFAPRGFDIKASAAAVAWIQQQWKPLFEQKFWVSRFLQGSPGVDSGVWGEHFPRTVMFNFRPDPHRYFDIHHTAKDVFEAVDRRELQSGVAALASLLYLVDQQVDQIKQ; translated from the coding sequence ATGAAAAAAATAGCTGCTGCTGTACTTTTTTTTACGGGTAGTTTAGGCACGGTCTTGGGGCAGCAAGATTCCGTTATGTTGGATAACATTTATCGTGTTTCATTTGAGCAGGGTAAAGCCTATGAGAATCTACACTACTTAACGAAACATATTGGAAACCGCATAGCCGGATCGGAAAAGGCGGAGCAGGCGGTGACTTGGTCGAAATCGCTCATGGATGCGATGGCATTCGATAAGGTTTATCTGCAAGACGTGGACGTGCCCTATTGGGATCGCGGCGCGCCTGAGGTGGCTTACCTGCAGCGTACGAAAGAACCTCTTCAGGTGTTGGCCTTGGGCGGTTCCGTGGCTACGGCAAAGGGAGGTCTAACAGCGGAGGTGCTGGAGGTGGAGTTGCTAAGCGAGCTGCGCCAGCATGGTGATGCGGTTCGTGGAAAGATCGTGTTCGTAAACAAGCCTTGGGATGAGTCTATGGTGGAAACCGGCGTAGCTTATGGGTTGAACAGCAGCCAAAGGAGCCGTGGGCCTGCGGAAGCGGCGAAGCTCGGCGCGGTAGCCTACCTTTTCCGGTCCTTGTCTTCGTCCATTGCCGATGATTATCCGCATACCGGAGGGACGCGATATGTTGCCGGAATTGATAGCATTCCGGCTATTGCCATTTCTGCGGTTAGCGCGCAGAAGCTGAGCGCCGCGTTGAAGGAAGATGCCCACAGCCAGGTTTTCTTACAGAATACTTCGGCTTGGAAAGGCTCGGTCAAAACACACAACTTGATTGCCGAGTGGCGAGGATCGGAGCATCCCGATGAGATTATTACCATTGGTGGACACATCGACTCTTGGGATGTTGGCGAAGGTGCGCACGACAACGGCACCGGAACGATGGGCACACTGGATGCTATCCGCACGTTGATGGCGCTTGGCTATAAGCCTAAACATACGATACGGCTAGTGTTCTACATGAATGAAGAAAATGGGGTGCACGGCGCCGTAAAATATGGTGAAAGCGCAAAAGCGCGATCGGAAAAGATGGTTGCAGCGATTGAGAGCGACGCGGGAGGCTTTGCACCACGCGGTTTTGATATCAAAGCGTCGGCAGCTGCCGTAGCATGGATACAGCAGCAATGGAAACCGCTGTTCGAACAGAAATTTTGGGTTTCACGTTTCTTGCAGGGCAGTCCGGGGGTAGATTCCGGCGTGTGGGGTGAACATTTTCCGCGTACGGTGATGTTTAATTTCAGACCCGATCCACACCGTTATTTTGATATCCACCACACGGCAAAAGATGTGTTCGAGGCGGTAGATAGACGGGAATTGCAATCGGGTGTTGCAGCTCTGGCCTCCTTGCTCTATTTGGTCGATCAGCAAGTTGATCAAATCAAGCAATAG
- a CDS encoding group III truncated hemoglobin, translating to MRNTDIQTLDDIRLLVDSFYGKVQQDQQLGPIFQTSIQDRWPQHLSKMYSFWQTILLDEHTYNGRPFPPHARLPIDKAHFERWLQLFHETVDELFQGTVAEEAKSRGNKMAALFQIKLEHIRQSPFPPLL from the coding sequence ATGCGCAACACAGACATACAAACATTGGACGATATACGGCTATTGGTAGACAGCTTCTACGGCAAGGTGCAGCAAGACCAACAGCTAGGACCGATATTTCAGACGAGCATACAGGATCGATGGCCGCAGCATTTATCCAAGATGTATAGCTTTTGGCAAACTATCTTATTGGATGAACATACCTACAATGGTCGTCCCTTTCCACCCCATGCCCGGTTGCCGATAGACAAAGCACATTTTGAGCGTTGGCTGCAGCTGTTTCATGAAACCGTGGACGAGCTCTTTCAAGGAACAGTGGCCGAAGAGGCTAAAAGCCGAGGCAACAAGATGGCGGCCCTATTCCAAATCAAACTGGAGCACATCCGACAATCGCCCTTCCCTCCCCTGCTGTAA